Proteins found in one Sporosarcina sp. FSL K6-3457 genomic segment:
- a CDS encoding ABC transporter ATP-binding protein yields MIKLLKNLSVYKWIVVAILGLVFVQSLSDLFLPTLMADIIDKGVVVGNIPYIWKIGGIMLLVAALGAAASVTASYYSSQAAMGLGRDIRRKVFKHVESFSLQDFDEIGTASLITRTTNDITQVQQVVIMMLRMVVSAPIMFVGGLIMAVSKDAKLSLIIVATMPVLIASVLFILYKGVPLFQQVQERLDRLNLVLRENLTGIRVIRAFNREKQEQVRLQKANKDLTDVSIKVNKIMAILMPVMMLVMNLTVVGIIWFGGIRIDNGGMQIGDLMAFIQYVMQIMFALVMASMMFVMIPRAAVSANRINEVLAMQPTFLDEGKQKSDKVPGTLEFDNVSFSYPGAEESALSAISFAAKSGQVTAIIGGTGAGKTTLINLIPRFYEVTSGTIRVNGVDIRDSSQEEVRSKIGFVPQKALLFSGTIAENIRFGKQDATQDEIEHAARIAQAENFITQMKDGYESVISQGGSNVSGGQKQRLSIARALIRKPDLYIFDDSFSALDYKTDAKLRSALKDETKEATVVIVAQRVSTVVDADQIIVLDNGEIAGIGTHKELLEANHVYREIVESQLSEEETA; encoded by the coding sequence ATGATCAAATTATTAAAGAACTTATCTGTCTATAAATGGATTGTTGTCGCAATCCTCGGGCTTGTTTTTGTTCAATCCCTATCCGATTTATTTTTGCCGACGCTGATGGCGGATATTATCGATAAAGGGGTTGTCGTTGGAAATATTCCGTACATTTGGAAAATTGGCGGCATCATGCTGTTAGTGGCAGCGCTCGGTGCAGCCGCATCTGTTACTGCCAGTTACTATTCATCCCAAGCCGCAATGGGCCTTGGGCGTGATATTCGCCGTAAAGTGTTTAAACATGTAGAAAGTTTTTCACTACAAGATTTTGATGAAATTGGCACGGCTTCATTGATTACTAGAACAACAAATGATATTACTCAAGTGCAGCAAGTGGTCATTATGATGCTTCGTATGGTCGTTAGTGCGCCAATTATGTTTGTTGGTGGCTTAATTATGGCAGTATCAAAGGATGCAAAATTATCGTTAATTATTGTTGCGACGATGCCTGTTTTAATCGCATCTGTGCTTTTTATCCTTTATAAAGGGGTGCCTCTTTTCCAACAGGTGCAAGAGCGATTGGATCGATTGAATTTGGTGTTACGTGAAAACTTAACAGGGATCCGTGTCATCCGTGCGTTTAATCGCGAGAAACAGGAGCAAGTCCGTCTGCAAAAAGCGAATAAAGACTTGACCGATGTATCCATCAAGGTCAATAAGATTATGGCGATTTTAATGCCGGTTATGATGCTTGTGATGAACTTGACGGTTGTGGGTATTATTTGGTTTGGTGGAATCCGCATTGATAATGGCGGCATGCAAATCGGGGATTTAATGGCCTTTATTCAATACGTTATGCAAATTATGTTCGCACTGGTCATGGCATCGATGATGTTTGTGATGATTCCACGAGCGGCTGTGTCTGCAAATCGTATTAATGAGGTGCTCGCGATGCAACCGACCTTTTTGGATGAAGGCAAACAAAAATCAGACAAAGTACCTGGCACACTTGAATTTGATAATGTGTCATTCAGCTATCCAGGGGCCGAAGAATCAGCTTTGTCAGCAATTAGCTTTGCGGCGAAGTCAGGTCAAGTGACGGCGATTATTGGTGGAACTGGAGCTGGAAAAACGACGCTTATTAACTTGATTCCCCGTTTTTATGAGGTAACTTCCGGAACCATTCGTGTCAATGGCGTGGATATCCGTGATTCGTCGCAAGAGGAAGTGCGGTCGAAAATTGGTTTTGTGCCACAAAAAGCGTTGTTATTTTCGGGAACGATTGCTGAAAATATTCGTTTTGGTAAACAAGATGCTACACAAGATGAAATTGAACATGCGGCTCGTATCGCACAAGCCGAGAATTTTATCACCCAGATGAAAGACGGTTATGAGTCTGTTATTTCACAAGGTGGCTCAAATGTCTCAGGGGGCCAAAAACAACGGCTATCCATTGCGCGGGCATTGATTCGTAAACCTGACCTCTACATTTTCGATGATAGTTTTTCTGCTCTTGATTATAAAACAGATGCGAAATTACGGTCTGCGCTGAAGGATGAAACGAAAGAAGCAACTGTCGTCATCGTCGCCCAGCGTGTCAGCACGGTCGTCGATGCCGATCAAATCATCGTTTTGGATAATGGTGAGATTGCGGGTATCGGTACACATAAAGAACTGCTGGAAGCGAATCACGTATATCGTGAAATCGTTGAATCACAGCTCTCAGAGGAGGAAACTGCATGA
- a CDS encoding sensor histidine kinase, with amino-acid sequence MKKGLRIGTMIVVIITFWSLAYTGTSLFYKQFELQTSDFSKGLLTLFVMIFLFLVSMWTFSKCAPQRRNDFFAAIIEAMKSISKGNYTIQIANQFEHNKNHPFAKIVEGINEMAVELNQIEEMRQEFISNVSHEIQSPLASINGFANVLKQNHLTVEEREHYLGIIETESLRLANLSDNLLKLTSIESQHHPFEPVPYRLDKQLRTIILSCEPQWLAKSLELDIALAEVEVTADQELMSQVWINLISNSIKFTPNGGTLKIVLYEYGKDAIVEITDSGMGIAEEHQAHLFERFYKVDASRNRKLGGSGLGLSITKKIIDMHEGSIHVQSALNEGTTFTVILQEKL; translated from the coding sequence ATGAAAAAAGGACTACGTATTGGGACAATGATTGTTGTCATTATCACCTTTTGGTCATTAGCATATACCGGGACTTCGTTATTCTATAAGCAATTCGAGCTGCAAACAAGTGATTTTTCTAAGGGGTTACTGACTTTATTCGTCATGATTTTTTTGTTTCTCGTTTCGATGTGGACATTTTCGAAATGTGCCCCGCAAAGACGTAACGATTTTTTCGCAGCTATCATCGAGGCTATGAAGAGTATTTCAAAAGGTAATTATACAATCCAAATTGCCAATCAATTTGAACATAATAAAAATCATCCATTTGCCAAAATTGTAGAGGGCATTAACGAGATGGCTGTTGAGCTGAACCAGATAGAAGAGATGCGTCAGGAATTCATCTCAAATGTATCGCATGAGATTCAATCACCTCTTGCTTCCATCAATGGTTTTGCCAATGTGTTAAAGCAGAATCATTTAACAGTAGAGGAGCGGGAGCATTATTTAGGAATTATTGAGACAGAAAGCTTACGCTTAGCGAATCTAAGTGATAACTTATTGAAGCTAACGTCCATTGAGTCTCAGCATCATCCATTTGAGCCTGTTCCCTATCGATTGGATAAACAGCTTCGTACAATCATTTTGTCCTGCGAACCGCAGTGGCTTGCGAAATCACTGGAATTGGATATTGCGTTAGCTGAAGTAGAAGTTACCGCTGATCAAGAGCTAATGAGTCAAGTGTGGATTAATCTTATTAGCAATAGCATCAAGTTTACGCCTAATGGAGGAACACTTAAAATTGTCCTTTATGAGTATGGTAAAGATGCGATTGTAGAAATCACAGATAGTGGAATGGGGATTGCTGAGGAACATCAGGCCCATCTCTTTGAACGATTTTATAAGGTGGATGCATCGCGCAATCGTAAACTGGGTGGTAGTGGGCTCGGCTTGTCCATTACAAAGAAAATCATCGATATGCATGAAGGCTCCATTCATGTCCAAAGCGCATTGAATGAGGGCACTACGTTTACGGTGATATTGCAAGAGAAATTATAG
- a CDS encoding response regulator transcription factor, with amino-acid sequence MVKLLIVDDDPHMRELVGLFFRPEGFEIVEACDGVEALVALESFKTDIVILDIMMPNMDGWELCQEIRKQYDIPLLMLTAKGDTTQKVKGFELGTDDYLVKPFEPAELVARVKALLKRYRIAISQTVQVGQLLMNRKTFEVSLRNQSIELPLKEFEVLFKLASYPGKTFSREQLIEDIWGYDYEGTDRTIDVHINRLRERFPAPSSCFSIRTIRGLGYRLEVDE; translated from the coding sequence ATGGTGAAATTATTGATTGTCGATGATGATCCACATATGCGAGAATTAGTTGGACTTTTTTTTCGTCCAGAGGGCTTTGAAATTGTAGAAGCATGTGACGGTGTGGAAGCTTTGGTAGCCTTAGAATCATTTAAGACGGATATCGTCATATTGGATATTATGATGCCTAATATGGACGGCTGGGAGCTATGTCAAGAAATTCGTAAGCAGTATGATATTCCTTTGCTGATGCTGACAGCAAAAGGAGACACGACACAGAAGGTGAAGGGGTTTGAACTCGGAACGGATGATTATCTTGTCAAGCCCTTTGAGCCTGCTGAGCTGGTGGCACGGGTGAAGGCGTTACTGAAACGGTATCGAATTGCGATTTCACAAACCGTTCAGGTCGGTCAATTGCTGATGAATCGTAAGACATTTGAAGTGTCCTTAAGGAATCAAAGTATAGAGCTACCGCTAAAAGAATTTGAAGTGTTGTTTAAATTAGCTAGTTATCCAGGTAAAACCTTTTCACGAGAGCAACTCATTGAAGATATATGGGGCTATGATTACGAGGGCACGGACCGAACGATTGATGTTCATATAAATCGTTTGCGCGAGCGCTTTCCTGCTCCGTCAAGTTGCTTTTCAATTCGTACAATTCGTGGGTTAGGCTACCGCCTTGAGGTGGATGAATGA
- a CDS encoding ATP-binding cassette domain-containing protein — protein MNINQLIANNINQLDAALPVDQSLGIAGLSGSGKTTFCQTIGEESKKRLVSLLPKAEYQYLFPAIMETNFSAIKMREMPLVLFLGKSAISSNPRSTIGTHTGVFKEIRVRLAEKFNLSPETFSFNNELGWCPACKGRGTTKNVECKKCEGKRYNPEVEQYTLELLGQSHSISAINNLSIETILSLKEELHISEAKQHILQNIINMNIGYLTVNRIMGTLSGGELTRLYLAEFMATSESTVIIIDEISVGLDHETLLKILEQIKKLGYKNQIWLIDHSDTVLDATDEQLFFGPGSGKYGGQIVEESPRPKPIPSERNQVMPTDYYQFHDLSCRNIQITDIQIPKNRLVTFTGESGCGKSTLVNECMAKDFLSRYPKDKLVMVGQNRNQSITSRSTVATFLDIKRKLTKYSEEIDDIFQRSIEDIIDELPIEDIAHKRLSLLIKLGLGYLTLERKTQSLSTGEFQCVHLVSELFANSRNPHTLFIFDEPSKGLSQNILNQFIDSVRGILQDESVSIIMIEHNAYMMENADFIVDFGKRQLAPVEHLDVVSHEDYYRQQNNTDRLAPLQITSTLHQKTGVNYLKENQISYFKNAENIYKGGILKSLSSMARLIYGEYESDTIAPVIAIDLERHLYSQYSFLYEMGGVINHIVAAHPTNKNTNSFDFYRQDNHCPSCSGRGVIEKFDIDIVIQDKNVPFWDGLLHPDVMEVLKYYQYPKLQFLFDEINNELGQDISKSYNDMTDAEKHTFLYGYWEKSFYDKEGKARRTWEGFNLIIGRYIFVSKSIIKEQMKESKEMISCPVCQGTVLNHHKKLLFGDTDIRAIIQQPLDQVIKTVGNLQVLEKLQAIVGGEMTLTEDVSLLPRETQVALKMFELEQGSFAHYEMVLQNALPFWDSISSNIESISMNNQITICDFDNITETRESIIDKYFTNGKYKKLTYVYEALGYKKIVTQINKIKKSHPCPFCKGKKVITEDNLHDGVFKLTIPCVSCDASGIDDEGRKEIVEGINVQTWLAGTVSDAVTDSLHLEPVADLLIFKRIRELNKQEMMAVYQFLEQNK, from the coding sequence ATGAATATCAATCAATTAATCGCGAACAATATTAACCAATTAGATGCAGCACTACCAGTAGATCAATCGCTAGGAATTGCCGGATTGTCAGGATCCGGTAAAACGACTTTTTGTCAAACGATTGGTGAAGAGTCCAAGAAGCGCCTCGTTTCCTTATTGCCAAAGGCCGAATATCAGTATTTATTTCCTGCTATTATGGAAACTAATTTCAGTGCTATCAAGATGAGGGAAATGCCTTTAGTCCTTTTTCTTGGAAAGTCAGCCATATCTTCTAATCCACGTTCAACAATTGGCACCCATACGGGCGTTTTTAAAGAGATTCGCGTGCGGCTTGCCGAAAAATTTAACCTTTCTCCAGAAACTTTTTCTTTTAATAATGAATTAGGCTGGTGTCCAGCTTGTAAAGGGCGAGGAACGACTAAAAACGTCGAATGTAAAAAGTGTGAGGGCAAGCGCTATAATCCAGAAGTTGAACAATATACGCTAGAATTATTGGGCCAATCCCATAGTATTTCCGCCATCAACAACTTAAGTATTGAAACGATTCTTTCGCTAAAAGAAGAACTACATATCAGTGAAGCGAAACAACATATTCTTCAAAATATCATCAATATGAACATTGGTTACTTAACCGTCAATCGCATTATGGGTACATTGTCAGGTGGAGAATTAACAAGACTATACTTGGCTGAATTCATGGCAACTAGTGAAAGTACTGTCATTATTATTGATGAAATCTCCGTAGGTCTTGATCATGAAACCCTATTGAAAATTTTAGAGCAAATTAAAAAATTGGGCTATAAAAATCAAATTTGGCTCATTGACCATTCAGACACAGTACTCGACGCGACAGATGAACAATTGTTCTTTGGACCTGGTAGTGGGAAATACGGTGGGCAAATTGTTGAAGAATCCCCACGTCCTAAACCAATCCCTTCAGAACGAAATCAGGTAATGCCAACAGATTATTATCAATTTCATGATCTTTCCTGCCGTAATATTCAAATCACCGATATTCAGATTCCTAAAAATAGACTTGTCACTTTTACGGGTGAATCTGGCTGCGGTAAATCTACACTTGTCAACGAGTGCATGGCCAAAGATTTTTTAAGTCGATATCCTAAAGACAAACTAGTTATGGTCGGGCAAAATCGAAACCAATCAATTACGAGTCGGTCAACAGTTGCAACGTTTCTTGATATTAAAAGGAAACTCACAAAATATAGTGAAGAGATTGATGATATTTTTCAGCGCTCGATTGAAGATATTATTGATGAGCTGCCAATTGAAGATATTGCCCATAAACGTTTGAGCTTGTTAATCAAACTTGGACTTGGTTATTTGACGTTGGAAAGAAAAACACAGTCTCTATCGACGGGTGAATTTCAATGTGTCCATCTAGTGTCTGAGCTGTTTGCCAACTCAAGAAACCCACATACGCTTTTTATTTTCGACGAGCCTTCAAAAGGGTTGTCACAAAATATTTTAAATCAATTCATTGATAGCGTCAGAGGTATTTTGCAGGATGAATCTGTTTCAATCATCATGATTGAACATAATGCGTATATGATGGAAAATGCTGATTTTATCGTTGATTTTGGGAAAAGACAGCTTGCGCCTGTGGAGCACCTAGATGTTGTCAGTCATGAAGATTATTATCGTCAGCAAAACAATACGGATCGATTGGCTCCATTACAAATCACTTCAACACTCCATCAAAAAACTGGCGTTAACTACTTAAAAGAAAATCAGATTAGCTATTTTAAAAATGCAGAAAATATCTATAAGGGCGGCATTTTAAAAAGCTTATCCTCAATGGCTCGGTTGATTTATGGTGAATACGAATCTGATACCATTGCACCCGTCATCGCCATTGATTTGGAACGGCACTTGTATAGTCAATATAGCTTTCTCTACGAAATGGGTGGAGTGATCAACCATATTGTAGCGGCGCATCCGACCAATAAGAATACGAATAGCTTCGATTTTTATCGTCAAGACAACCATTGTCCATCCTGCTCGGGTCGCGGAGTGATTGAGAAATTTGATATAGATATTGTCATTCAGGACAAAAACGTACCATTCTGGGACGGTCTATTGCATCCAGACGTGATGGAGGTTTTAAAATACTACCAATATCCAAAATTGCAATTCCTCTTTGATGAGATTAACAATGAGCTTGGTCAGGACATCAGTAAAAGTTACAATGATATGACGGATGCAGAAAAACATACCTTTTTATATGGGTATTGGGAAAAATCGTTCTATGATAAAGAAGGTAAGGCACGGAGGACTTGGGAAGGCTTTAATCTCATCATTGGGCGTTATATATTTGTATCGAAATCGATCATTAAAGAGCAAATGAAAGAATCGAAAGAAATGATTAGCTGTCCAGTGTGTCAAGGGACTGTGCTCAATCATCATAAAAAGCTATTATTTGGCGATACGGATATTCGTGCCATTATTCAGCAGCCACTCGATCAAGTGATAAAAACTGTTGGGAATTTACAGGTACTCGAAAAACTACAGGCGATTGTCGGCGGTGAGATGACTTTGACGGAAGACGTCTCTTTGTTGCCGAGAGAAACACAGGTCGCTCTAAAAATGTTTGAGCTGGAGCAAGGAAGCTTTGCCCATTATGAAATGGTTTTACAAAATGCCTTGCCATTCTGGGACAGTATTAGCAGCAATATCGAATCCATCAGCATGAATAATCAAATTACCATCTGTGATTTTGACAATATTACGGAAACGCGAGAATCGATTATTGATAAGTATTTTACCAATGGAAAATACAAAAAATTGACGTATGTCTATGAAGCCTTAGGTTACAAAAAAATTGTTACCCAAATTAATAAAATTAAAAAAAGTCATCCGTGCCCATTTTGTAAAGGGAAGAAAGTCATTACAGAAGATAATCTCCATGATGGCGTCTTTAAATTGACGATCCCGTGTGTGAGTTGTGATGCAAGTGGCATCGATGATGAAGGGCGTAAGGAGATTGTTGAGGGAATAAACGTACAAACATGGCTAGCTGGCACAGTAAGTGATGCTGTTACTGACAGCTTGCATCTTGAGCCTGTTGCAGATCTGCTCATATTCAAACGTATTCGTGAGTTGAATAAACAAGAAATGATGGCAGTTTACCAATTCCTTGAGCAAAATAAGTAA
- a CDS encoding SRPBCC family protein has product MKPDVSLDYQFTSSIEQVWNALTDSDMLAKWIWANDFKPVVGHTFQFRAEPSEWWDGIVDCEVLEVDEHRLLSYTWLSAGESTTVTWTLKEESDGTVHLHFDQSGFSEETKAQPGAIEGATHAWTSMGAQLEKVLAGLQN; this is encoded by the coding sequence ATGAAACCAGATGTGTCATTAGATTATCAATTTACAAGTTCAATCGAACAAGTGTGGAATGCTTTAACAGATTCGGATATGCTAGCGAAATGGATATGGGCGAATGATTTTAAACCAGTCGTCGGGCATACATTTCAGTTTCGGGCAGAGCCTTCTGAATGGTGGGACGGAATTGTAGATTGTGAAGTGCTTGAAGTAGACGAACACCGTCTATTGTCTTACACTTGGCTAAGTGCAGGGGAAAGTACTACCGTTACATGGACGCTGAAAGAAGAGTCAGACGGGACTGTTCACCTCCATTTCGATCAAAGTGGATTTAGTGAGGAAACAAAAGCTCAACCTGGAGCTATAGAAGGAGCTACACACGCTTGGACGAGTATGGGCGCCCAGCTCGAAAAAGTGTTAGCAGGACTGCAAAACTGA
- a CDS encoding ArsR/SmtB family transcription factor encodes MNDQSQERDVYAAVADPTRRKILHILTEVDELPLHEITVHFQMGRTAVSKHLAILKEANLVTARKVGRETRYRLNAAPLQEIQDWVSFYEGFWKERIAKLHLLLEEEK; translated from the coding sequence TTGAACGATCAAAGTCAAGAGAGGGATGTTTATGCCGCTGTCGCTGATCCAACTAGGCGAAAAATCCTCCATATATTGACAGAAGTTGATGAGTTGCCTCTACATGAGATTACTGTCCACTTTCAAATGGGCCGTACAGCTGTATCTAAACATTTGGCTATTCTGAAAGAGGCTAATCTTGTAACTGCTCGAAAGGTCGGTAGGGAAACAAGGTATCGGCTAAATGCCGCTCCGTTACAAGAAATTCAAGATTGGGTATCTTTTTATGAAGGATTTTGGAAAGAAAGAATTGCTAAATTACATCTATTATTGGAGGAAGAAAAATGA
- a CDS encoding sporulation protein has protein sequence MVKQFLSTIEYEEMTVNTNVDGPNIAFGETLSGTVYIEGEASEELVDYIDITLLKRSAVDEDIIAKQSIEMMSDMKSKETWMIPFEMVPDERWEMEDEERTLILRTTVYLKNGVHIRDEDEITYE, from the coding sequence ATGGTAAAGCAATTTTTGTCGACTATTGAATATGAGGAAATGACAGTAAATACAAATGTAGATGGTCCGAATATTGCGTTTGGTGAAACGCTGTCCGGTACAGTTTATATTGAAGGAGAAGCAAGTGAAGAGCTTGTCGATTATATCGATATTACTTTGTTAAAAAGGTCGGCAGTGGATGAAGACATTATCGCAAAGCAGTCGATTGAAATGATGAGTGATATGAAATCGAAGGAAACGTGGATGATTCCTTTTGAAATGGTGCCTGATGAGCGTTGGGAAATGGAAGATGAAGAACGAACACTGATTTTACGAACGACAGTTTATTTGAAAAATGGGGTTCATATTCGAGATGAAGATGAAATTACATATGAGTAA
- a CDS encoding AI-2E family transporter, whose protein sequence is MGLSDNQQSTTDSVGNKTNGATPNVIRFLGGRSTLFVLVSILLIGLIILLFDRISFIFYPITVFFSTVVLPVVLATIAYYLLRPLLRLLEKMRIPRIWGILILLIGAIGVLTALVFLVLPFLKDQLHNLVEEFPTYFSQLLLKIDTFLRSSIFASYYKGLDININTLLETGSGDLGKFFTDAIGGIASGVTSFISAFTGFILAIVTVPFILFYLLKDGEKLPRFFVKMLPPRMRKDVTLILRDADHQISSYIQGQILVAICIGIMVSIGFFIIGMEYALLLGVLAMFTSVVPYLGPLIAITPAVIIAIVTSPIMLVKLAAVWTIVQLVEGKFISPQIMGKSLQIHPITIIFVLLTAGSLFGVAGVVLGIPGYALLKVVVTHLFKLFKLRYNRYVATENMQYEMVEDQEVGE, encoded by the coding sequence ATGGGACTTAGTGACAACCAGCAATCCACCACAGATTCAGTCGGTAACAAGACGAATGGTGCAACACCAAATGTGATTCGCTTTCTGGGAGGACGAAGTACGTTGTTCGTCCTCGTATCAATCTTATTAATTGGTTTAATCATTCTGCTTTTCGATCGGATTTCATTCATATTTTATCCGATTACCGTCTTTTTCTCGACGGTTGTACTGCCAGTCGTTCTAGCGACGATTGCTTATTATTTACTTAGACCGTTATTGCGGTTACTTGAAAAAATGCGAATTCCGCGTATCTGGGGAATTCTCATTCTGTTAATTGGAGCAATCGGAGTACTTACTGCGTTAGTTTTTCTTGTACTGCCTTTTCTAAAAGATCAATTACATAATCTTGTGGAAGAATTTCCAACTTATTTTAGTCAATTATTATTGAAGATTGACACGTTTTTACGGTCATCTATTTTCGCATCTTATTATAAAGGGCTTGATATTAATATCAATACACTTTTGGAAACCGGGTCAGGGGATCTTGGCAAGTTTTTTACAGATGCAATCGGTGGAATTGCGAGTGGTGTAACTTCGTTTATTTCAGCTTTTACAGGGTTTATCCTAGCCATTGTTACAGTGCCGTTTATCCTGTTTTATCTGTTAAAAGATGGTGAGAAATTACCTCGTTTCTTTGTGAAGATGCTACCACCGCGCATGCGCAAGGATGTTACACTGATTCTTCGTGATGCAGATCATCAAATTAGTTCGTACATACAAGGGCAGATTTTGGTTGCGATTTGTATTGGCATCATGGTGTCGATTGGCTTCTTCATTATTGGAATGGAATATGCGCTACTCCTTGGTGTACTAGCCATGTTCACAAGTGTCGTTCCGTACCTCGGACCGCTGATTGCCATTACCCCAGCTGTTATTATTGCGATTGTGACGTCCCCGATTATGTTGGTTAAGCTAGCAGCGGTTTGGACGATTGTTCAACTCGTTGAAGGAAAATTCATTTCGCCACAAATTATGGGGAAATCGCTCCAAATTCACCCGATTACCATTATTTTTGTGTTACTAACAGCGGGATCCTTGTTCGGCGTCGCTGGCGTAGTCCTAGGGATTCCGGGATATGCATTATTAAAAGTTGTCGTCACTCATTTATTTAAATTGTTTAAATTGCGGTATAATAGATACGTAGCAACTGAAAATATGCAGTATGAAATGGTAGAGGATCAGGAAGTGGGGGAATGA
- a CDS encoding LCP family protein, with protein MVEHYEGPIPKRRRKKKLRLGRVIFTIATLCFIAAGLYSFVQYNAGKSLAKDNGINPGGFKGDAVDPKYTSIENYLLLGTDDDGSGRSRTDTMMVLSWDKNEGTMRVISFMRDIYADIPGYKSYKLNTAYYLEGVQTVKDTITGMFGIPIHHYAIVDFKNFESIVDIAFPGGVEIDVKKEMSEKIGVTLMPGKKSLNGKELLGYARFRADAEGDFGRVKRQQEVIAAMKDEVMKLGMLVNAPKLAGALSGYINTDLTTKDEISRALSILMTKGVDVETMTVPVEGSYSFKSYAHAGSVIELDIAKNKEAIAEFINMQLD; from the coding sequence ATGGTAGAACATTATGAAGGACCTATACCTAAAAGAAGAAGAAAGAAAAAACTTCGGCTCGGTCGGGTCATTTTTACAATAGCAACATTATGCTTTATTGCAGCTGGACTCTATTCTTTTGTTCAGTATAATGCAGGGAAATCGCTTGCAAAAGATAATGGCATCAATCCTGGGGGATTTAAAGGAGATGCTGTAGATCCTAAGTATACTTCTATCGAAAATTACTTACTGTTGGGTACCGATGATGATGGCAGTGGCAGATCGCGAACAGATACGATGATGGTATTGTCTTGGGACAAGAATGAGGGCACAATGCGTGTCATTTCATTCATGCGAGATATTTACGCTGATATACCAGGCTATAAATCATACAAGTTGAATACGGCTTACTATCTTGAAGGGGTACAAACCGTAAAAGATACGATTACAGGCATGTTTGGGATTCCTATTCATCATTATGCGATTGTTGATTTTAAAAATTTTGAGTCGATTGTCGATATTGCCTTTCCAGGTGGTGTAGAAATTGACGTTAAAAAAGAAATGTCTGAAAAAATTGGTGTTACGCTGATGCCAGGGAAAAAATCACTGAATGGGAAAGAATTACTTGGTTATGCACGTTTCCGCGCAGATGCAGAAGGCGATTTTGGACGTGTTAAACGGCAACAAGAAGTTATTGCTGCGATGAAAGATGAAGTCATGAAACTGGGCATGCTGGTGAATGCACCGAAGCTGGCAGGTGCTTTATCAGGATACATTAACACGGATCTTACCACGAAAGATGAAATTTCACGTGCACTCTCTATTTTGATGACAAAAGGAGTAGATGTGGAAACGATGACTGTTCCTGTGGAAGGTTCGTATTCATTCAAGTCCTATGCGCATGCTGGCTCTGTTATCGAGTTGGATATCGCGAAAAATAAAGAAGCCATCGCAGAATTTATCAATATGCAGTTAGATTAA
- a CDS encoding YjcZ family sporulation protein gives MGRECYGGAGEGNSFALIVVLFILLIIIGASFLY, from the coding sequence ATGGGACGCGAATGTTATGGAGGCGCAGGCGAAGGTAATTCATTTGCATTGATCGTGGTACTTTTCATCCTCTTGATTATTATAGGCGCAAGCTTTCTTTACTAA
- the msrA gene encoding peptide-methionine (S)-S-oxide reductase MsrA, whose translation MEKATFAGGCFWCMVKPFKEWDGIYDVVSGYMGGHVDNPTYEDVKKGDSGHLEVVEITYDPAIFPYDKLLDVFWQQIDPTDADGQFQDRGHSYSTAIFHYTDEQRVIAEASKEQLGASGTFTKPIVTPIRPAETFYRAEEYHQDYYEKEQEHYEEDRTRSGRDEFIESHWM comes from the coding sequence ATTGAAAAAGCTACGTTTGCCGGGGGATGCTTCTGGTGCATGGTAAAACCATTCAAAGAGTGGGACGGTATCTACGACGTCGTGTCTGGTTATATGGGTGGCCATGTCGACAACCCTACATATGAAGATGTCAAAAAAGGAGATTCCGGCCATTTGGAAGTTGTCGAAATCACCTATGATCCTGCTATATTCCCTTATGACAAGCTACTCGATGTATTTTGGCAGCAAATCGACCCGACAGATGCAGATGGTCAATTTCAGGACCGTGGTCATTCGTACTCGACCGCCATTTTTCATTACACAGACGAGCAGCGCGTCATCGCTGAAGCCTCAAAAGAACAACTTGGCGCAAGTGGCACGTTCACAAAACCGATTGTCACGCCAATCCGACCAGCGGAAACGTTTTACCGCGCGGAAGAGTATCATCAGGATTATTACGAAAAAGAACAAGAACATTACGAGGAAGACCGTACGCGTTCGGGGCGTGATGAGTTTATTGAGAGTCATTGGATGTGA